One segment of Dolichospermum sp. DET69 DNA contains the following:
- the rpsK gene encoding 30S ribosomal protein S11, which produces MARQPTKKSGSKKQKRNVPSGVAYIQSTFNNSIVTITDQNGDVISWASAGSSGFKGAKKGTPFAAQTAAESAARRATDQGMRQIEVMVSGPGAGRETAIRALQGAGLEITLIRDITPIPHNGCRPPKRRRV; this is translated from the coding sequence ATGGCCAGACAACCAACGAAAAAATCCGGGAGCAAAAAGCAGAAGCGGAACGTACCCAGTGGGGTTGCCTACATTCAGTCTACCTTCAACAATAGCATTGTCACGATTACCGATCAAAATGGAGATGTGATCTCCTGGGCAAGTGCTGGTTCTAGTGGATTTAAAGGGGCAAAAAAGGGAACTCCCTTTGCGGCACAAACCGCTGCTGAAAGCGCAGCTAGACGAGCCACAGACCAAGGAATGCGGCAAATCGAAGTGATGGTGAGTGGTCCCGGTGCAGGTAGAGAAACCGCTATTCGGGCGCTTCAAGGTGCAGGATTGGAAATTACACTCATTCGAGATATTACCCCAATTCCCCACAACGGTTGCCGTCCACCCAAGCGCCGTCGAGTTTAA
- the rpsM gene encoding 30S ribosomal protein S13, with amino-acid sequence MARISGVDLPRDKRVEIGLTYIYGIGLTRSHQILAATGVNPDIRVKDLSDADVAALRGEIESNYQVEGDLRRLEGLNIKRLIDIGCYRGRRHRMGLPVRGQRTRTNARTRRGRRQTVAGKKKAPGK; translated from the coding sequence GTGGCACGGATTTCCGGCGTAGACCTTCCCCGCGATAAGCGTGTAGAAATTGGTCTAACATACATTTACGGAATTGGCTTAACTAGATCACATCAAATTCTTGCAGCTACTGGTGTAAACCCAGATATCCGCGTAAAAGACCTATCTGATGCTGATGTGGCTGCCCTCAGAGGAGAAATCGAAAGCAACTATCAAGTTGAAGGAGATTTGCGCCGCTTAGAAGGACTAAATATTAAGCGTTTGATTGATATTGGCTGTTACAGAGGGCGTAGACACCGCATGGGCTTACCAGTGCGTGGGCAAAGAACTCGTACCAACGCTAGAACCAGACGTGGCAGAAGACAGACAGTGGCTGGTAAGAAGAAAGCCCCAGGCAAATAA
- the rpmJ gene encoding 50S ribosomal protein L36 translates to MKVRASVKKICEKCSVIKRRGRVMVICENPKHKQRQG, encoded by the coding sequence ATGAAAGTCAGAGCCTCAGTTAAGAAAATTTGTGAAAAGTGCAGCGTGATCAAGCGTCGTGGTCGCGTTATGGTGATTTGTGAAAATCCCAAACACAAACAACGCCAAGGATAG